A region from the Corylus avellana chromosome ca7, CavTom2PMs-1.0 genome encodes:
- the LOC132186281 gene encoding aquaporin PIP2-2-like: protein MAKEGEVPEHGSFSAKDYHDPPPAPLFDAVEVCKWSFYRALIAEFIATMLFLYVTVLTVIGYKSQIDVDNGGEACGGVGLLGVAWAFGGMIFILVYCTAGISGGHINPAVTFGLFLARKVSMVRAVSYMVAQCLGAICGVALVKAFNKAHYLRYGGGANTLSVGYSTGVGLGAEIIGTFVLVYTVFSATDPKRNARDSYVPVLAPLPIGFAVFMVHLATIPITGTGINPARSLGAALIYDKKEAWDDQWLFWAGPFIGAAIAAFYHQYILRAGVAKALGSFRSHHNV, encoded by the exons ATGGCTAAGGAAGGGGAGGTGCCAGAGCATGGCTCATTCTCGGCCAAGGACTACCACGACCCACCTCCGGCGCCGCTTTTCGACGCCGTGGAGGTCTGTAAGTGGTCCTTCTACAGGGCTTTGATAGCCGAGTTTATAGCCACCATGCTCTTTTTATACGTCACAGTGCTCACTGTGATAGGCTACAAGAGCCAGATTGACGTCGATAATGGCGGGGAAGCCTGCGGCGGTGTTGGGCTTCTCGGCGTCGCTTGGGCATTCGGCGGCATGATCTTTATTCTTGTTTACTGCACTGCTGGGATTTCAG GGGGTCACATTAACCCGGCGGTGACGTTCGGGCTGTTTTTGGCACGGAAGGTGTCGATGGTGCGGGCGGTGAGCTACATGGTGGCTCAGTGCCTGGGAGCCATTTGCGGAGTTGCGCTAGTGAAGGCCTTTAATAAGGCCCACTACTTAAGGTATGGCGGTGGAGCCAACACGCTGTCTGTTGGGTACAGCACAGGCGTTGGATTGGGCGCCGAGATCATAGGGACCTTCGTGCTTGTCTACACCGTCTTCTCTGCCACCGATCCCAAGAGGAATGCTAGAGACTCCTACGTTCCG gttttgGCACCGCTCCCAATTGGGTTTGCCGTCTTCATGGTTCACTTGGCCACGATCCCGATCACCGGCACTGGTATCAACCCTGCTAGGAGCCTCGGAGCCGCCCTTATCTACGACAAGAAAGAGGCCTGGGATGACCAA TGGCTCTTTTGGGCTGGACCATTTATTGGTGCAGCTATTGCAGCTTTCTACCACCAATACATATTGAGAGCAGGTGTTGCCAAAGCTCTTGGGTCATTCAGGAGCCACCACAATGTTTGA
- the LOC132187702 gene encoding uncharacterized protein LOC132187702 → MHLWPSMRIRDSFKIGYLRNLEWNLNRMKSEKPEPSNSQKLLSNEEPVTKGRESATPSSEIRGGALAVCREIVMLLSCCYCCFCCGACIDEDEK, encoded by the exons atgcATCTATGGCCATCGATGAGGATCAGGGACTCATTCAAGATTGGTTACCTGAGAAACCTCGAGTGGAACCTTAATAGAATGAAAAGCGAAAAGCCGGAGCCTTCAAACAGTCAGAAACTGTTGAGTAATGAAGAACCGGTTACCAAAGGAAGAGAATCTGCGACACCCAGTTCAGAGATTCGTGGTGGGGCACTTGCGGTGTGCAGGGAGATTGTGATGCTTCTCTCGTGCTGTTATTGCTGTTTCTGCTGTGGAG CTTGCATTGATGAAGATGAGAAGTGA
- the LOC132187140 gene encoding caffeoylshikimate esterase-like, producing MAHPVAEASEESPFGSLTADQFYERHKVTHGSEYITNARGLKLFTQWWTPLPPTQPIGILAIVHGFTGESSWLIQLTAVFFAKAGFATCAIDHQGHGFSDGLVAHIPDINPVVDDCISFFDAFRTRHAPSLPSFLYSESLGGAIALLITLRKERVGRAWDGLILNGAMCGVSAKFKPPWPLEHFLSLVAALVPTWRVVPTRGSIPEVSFKEERKRKLALASPRRTVARPRAATALELLRICSELQGRFEEVEVPLLIVHGGDDIICDPACVEELYRRASSKDKTLKIYPGMWHQLIGETDENVELVFGYMLEWLRNRSTRAAGEGGPNLIK from the coding sequence ATGGCGCACCCAGTGGCGGAGGCCAGCGAGGAGAGCCCATTCGGCTCGCTGACGGCCGACCAGTTCTACGAGCgccacaaggtgacccacggttccGAGTACATCACCAACGCCAGGGGCCTCAAGCTCTTCACCCAGTGGTGGACACCGCTCCCCCCGACCCAGCCCATCGGAATCCTAGCCATCGTCCACGGCTTCACAGGCGAGTCCAGCTGGCTGATCCAGCTCACCGCCGTTTTCTTCGCCAAAGCCGGCTTCGCCACCTGCGCCATCGACCACCAGGGCCACGGCTTCTCCGACGGCCTCGTCGCTCACATCCCCGACATCAACCCCGTCGTCGACGACTGTATCTCCTTCTTTGACGCCTTCCGTACTCGCCACGCGCCGTCCCTGCCCTCATTCTTGTATTCCGAGTCCCTCGGCGGCGCGATCGCGCTCCTCATCACGCTCCGCAAGGAACGCGTGGGGCGCGCTTGGGACGGCCTCATCCTCAACGGTGCAATGTGCGGGGTCAGTGCAAAGTTCAAACCGCCCTGGCCGCTGGAGCACTTCCTCTCCCTAGTCGCAGCATTAGTCCCCACGTGGCGCGTCGTGCCAACGCGGGGGTCCATACCGGAGGTCTCGTTCAAGGAGGAGCGGAAGAGGAAGCTGGCGTTGGCGAGCCCTCGGAGGACGGTGGCAAGACCACGCGCGGCCACGGCGCTTGAACTTCTGAGGATATGCAGCGAGCTGCAGGGGAGGTTCGAGGAGGTGGAGGTGCCTTTGCTGATCGTTCACGGTGGCGATGACATTATATGCGACCCGGCTTGCGTTGAGGAGCTGTATCGACGCGCCTCGAGTAAGGATAAGACGCTCAAGATCTACCCTGGTATGTGGCACCAGTTGATTGGCGAAACAGATGAGAATGTTGAGCTGGTTTTCGGGTACATGTTGGAATGGCTTAGGAACCGCTCCACACGCGCCGCAGGAGAGGGTGGCCCTAACCTTATAAAATAG